From a region of the Drosophila ananassae strain 14024-0371.13 chromosome XL, ASM1763931v2, whole genome shotgun sequence genome:
- the LOC6503768 gene encoding uncharacterized protein LOC6503768 isoform X2, producing MSRPKPIKIHSGVWSYAATVKEESDVACLSWRSTGPTAFKPPVFPAWSGFSGGPSSYKPPDFPAWGGFSGAASARASYSARVATEMEKENWKKFYVFDDDIANEPYFASNLKYYPHLPQPLWVDDYQTFAEIKASISAGNHSQIRPPLSLLYVPPRPSCFGPGLNRNGVMGHGPFLGSRSRDDWFRMGCSPWRPFEVKTTGDSLSRLANLMRSARVALPEVMVGQAAPNQGAQLERRAAAEGGPRPLPGPSPAAAAGAPEPREEEVAVQKPIPVPPRIPRYNMNRHRRLQSLRNEAAAATATIQTTTAYSLNLSFEVTQSEDSPFPIIKDNGTLIRPLPPPQFRLPPAPKKDEAVDAEVASTSAKFVPVSSPSSSPLMFPPFE from the exons ATGAGTCGTCCGAAGCCCATCAAGATCCACTCCGGCGTGTGG AGCTACGCCGCCACCGTGAAGGAGGAGTCCGACGTGGCCTGCCTCTCCTGGCGCTCGACCGGCCCCACCGCGTTCAAGCCGCCAGTCTTTCCGGCCTGGAGCGGTTTCTCCGGCGGCCCGTCCTCGTACAAGCCGCCGGACTTTCCGGCCTGGGGCGGGTTTTCCGGGGCCGCGAGCGCCCGGGCCAGTTACTCGGCCAGGGTCGCCACCGAGATGGAGAAGGAAAACTGGAAGAAGTTCTACGTCTTCGACGACGACATCGCCAACGAGCCGTACTTCGCCAGCAACCTGAAGTACTATCCCCACTTGCCGCAGCCGCTCTGGGTGGACGACTACCAGACCTTCGCCGAGATCAAGGCCTCTATCTCGGCGGGCAACCACTCCCAGATCCGGCCGCCCTTGAGCCTTCTCTACGTGCCTCCGCGCCCGAGCTGCTTCGGGCCGGGCCTGAACCGCAACGGGGTTATGGGTCATGGCCCGTTCCTGGGGAGCCGCAGCCGTGACGACTGGTTCCGCATGGGTTGCAGCCCGTGGCGCCCCTTCGAGGTGAAGACTACGGGCGACTCCTTGTCGCGCCTGGCCAACTTGATGAGGTCCGCCAGGGTGGCCCTCCCGGAGGTGATGGTTGGGCAGGCTGCCCCGAATCAGGGGGCTCAGTTGGAGCGGCGAGCCGCCGCTGAAGGGGGGCCACGGCCCTTGCCTGGTCCAAGTCCTGCAGCAGCGGCTGGCGCCCCGGAGCCTAGGGAAGAGGAAGTGGCGGTGCAGAAGCCGATTCCAGTGCCGCCGCGCATCCCACGCTACAACATGAACCGGCATCGCCGCCTTCAGAGCCTGAGGAACGAGGCTGCCGCGGCCACTGCGACCATCCAGACCACCACGGCGTACTCCTTGAACCTGTCCTTCGAGGTCACCCAGAGCGAGGACTCGCCCTTCCCCATCATCAAGGACAACGGGACGCTGATCAGGCCGTTGCCGCCGCCCCAGTTCCGTCTGCCGCCGGCCCCCAAGAAGGACGAGGCCGTGGACGCGGAAGTGGCCTCCACATCCGCTAAGTTCGTGCCTGTTTCCTCGCCCTCCTCCAGCCCGCTGATGTTCCCGCCCTTCGAGTAA
- the LOC6503768 gene encoding uncharacterized protein LOC6503768 isoform X1: MSRPKPIKIHSGVWLNKSYAATVKEESDVACLSWRSTGPTAFKPPVFPAWSGFSGGPSSYKPPDFPAWGGFSGAASARASYSARVATEMEKENWKKFYVFDDDIANEPYFASNLKYYPHLPQPLWVDDYQTFAEIKASISAGNHSQIRPPLSLLYVPPRPSCFGPGLNRNGVMGHGPFLGSRSRDDWFRMGCSPWRPFEVKTTGDSLSRLANLMRSARVALPEVMVGQAAPNQGAQLERRAAAEGGPRPLPGPSPAAAAGAPEPREEEVAVQKPIPVPPRIPRYNMNRHRRLQSLRNEAAAATATIQTTTAYSLNLSFEVTQSEDSPFPIIKDNGTLIRPLPPPQFRLPPAPKKDEAVDAEVASTSAKFVPVSSPSSSPLMFPPFE; encoded by the exons ATGAGTCGTCCGAAGCCCATCAAGATCCACTCCGGCGTGTGG CTGAACAAGAGCTACGCCGCCACCGTGAAGGAGGAGTCCGACGTGGCCTGCCTCTCCTGGCGCTCGACCGGCCCCACCGCGTTCAAGCCGCCAGTCTTTCCGGCCTGGAGCGGTTTCTCCGGCGGCCCGTCCTCGTACAAGCCGCCGGACTTTCCGGCCTGGGGCGGGTTTTCCGGGGCCGCGAGCGCCCGGGCCAGTTACTCGGCCAGGGTCGCCACCGAGATGGAGAAGGAAAACTGGAAGAAGTTCTACGTCTTCGACGACGACATCGCCAACGAGCCGTACTTCGCCAGCAACCTGAAGTACTATCCCCACTTGCCGCAGCCGCTCTGGGTGGACGACTACCAGACCTTCGCCGAGATCAAGGCCTCTATCTCGGCGGGCAACCACTCCCAGATCCGGCCGCCCTTGAGCCTTCTCTACGTGCCTCCGCGCCCGAGCTGCTTCGGGCCGGGCCTGAACCGCAACGGGGTTATGGGTCATGGCCCGTTCCTGGGGAGCCGCAGCCGTGACGACTGGTTCCGCATGGGTTGCAGCCCGTGGCGCCCCTTCGAGGTGAAGACTACGGGCGACTCCTTGTCGCGCCTGGCCAACTTGATGAGGTCCGCCAGGGTGGCCCTCCCGGAGGTGATGGTTGGGCAGGCTGCCCCGAATCAGGGGGCTCAGTTGGAGCGGCGAGCCGCCGCTGAAGGGGGGCCACGGCCCTTGCCTGGTCCAAGTCCTGCAGCAGCGGCTGGCGCCCCGGAGCCTAGGGAAGAGGAAGTGGCGGTGCAGAAGCCGATTCCAGTGCCGCCGCGCATCCCACGCTACAACATGAACCGGCATCGCCGCCTTCAGAGCCTGAGGAACGAGGCTGCCGCGGCCACTGCGACCATCCAGACCACCACGGCGTACTCCTTGAACCTGTCCTTCGAGGTCACCCAGAGCGAGGACTCGCCCTTCCCCATCATCAAGGACAACGGGACGCTGATCAGGCCGTTGCCGCCGCCCCAGTTCCGTCTGCCGCCGGCCCCCAAGAAGGACGAGGCCGTGGACGCGGAAGTGGCCTCCACATCCGCTAAGTTCGTGCCTGTTTCCTCGCCCTCCTCCAGCCCGCTGATGTTCCCGCCCTTCGAGTAA